In Dyadobacter subterraneus, a single genomic region encodes these proteins:
- a CDS encoding DUF4174 domain-containing protein — MTFLFQIIFFFMTANQPRQVLLFSKDNNEVLLKKQLAEFEKNEAGMKERDIEVKVYKVSTETADTFKRWKIKELDSFTFILIGRDGGEKHRSGNFVSHQDLFGKIDAMPMRRNEIGNN; from the coding sequence ATGACATTCCTGTTCCAAATTATTTTCTTTTTTATGACTGCCAACCAGCCCAGACAGGTACTTCTTTTTTCAAAAGATAACAACGAAGTTCTTCTCAAAAAACAACTGGCTGAATTTGAGAAAAATGAAGCGGGAATGAAAGAGCGCGATATTGAGGTTAAGGTATATAAAGTCTCAACCGAAACTGCCGATACGTTTAAAAGGTGGAAAATTAAGGAATTAGATTCTTTTACTTTTATATTGATAGGACGTGACGGAGGTGAAAAACACCGTTCTGGAAACTTTGTTTCACATCAGGATTTATTTGGAAAAATTGACGCCATGCCGATGAGGAGAAATGAAATCGGCAACAATTGA
- a CDS encoding metallophosphoesterase family protein: MKSIGLLSDTHGYLDPRILDYFSNCDEIWHAGDIGSVEIIDQLEAFKPVRIVYGNIDNKAIQVRCQENLHFELEGFRIWMTHIGGAPPRYNPTVLPTLRAETPDIFICGHSHILRVIRDKELKNMLYINPGAAGREGFHKIRTLLRFNLHEGLISQMEVIELGKRGAIEG, from the coding sequence ATGAAAAGTATAGGTTTGCTTTCTGACACACATGGATATCTGGATCCGCGTATTCTGGATTATTTTTCCAATTGCGACGAAATATGGCATGCAGGAGATATCGGGTCAGTAGAAATTATTGACCAGCTGGAAGCTTTTAAACCAGTCAGAATTGTTTACGGCAATATTGATAACAAGGCAATACAGGTACGCTGTCAGGAAAATTTACATTTTGAACTGGAAGGATTCCGTATCTGGATGACCCATATCGGCGGTGCACCGCCACGGTACAACCCAACAGTTTTGCCAACTTTAAGAGCTGAAACACCGGATATTTTTATCTGCGGACATTCACATATTCTACGCGTGATCCGGGATAAGGAATTAAAAAATATGCTCTACATAAATCCCGGCGCAGCAGGACGTGAAGGTTTCCACAAGATCAGAACGCTGCTTCGTTTTAATCTTCATGAAGGCTTGATAAGCCAGATGGAAGTAATTGAACTGGGAAAAAGAGGTGCCATTGAAGGTTAA
- a CDS encoding serine hydrolase domain-containing protein has product MIRIFSFEHWKNIVFLFLLLSQLATAQQLAEAPAESVGLSSERLKRIDKILQEYINKQQVAGSVAIIVKNGKIAYFKSFGSDDWDTKTPLKKDAIFRIASQTKAITSTAAMILFEEGKFLLDDPISKYIPSFKNPQIIDKFNEKDSSYTTKPAKNEITIRQLLTHTSGIGYPSIGSKEAVAIYAKNNIPSGIGTAHYKLADVITRLGKLPLVHEPGERWTYGLSVDVLGYLVEVLSGKSLDKFFKERIFEPLGMKDTYFYLPENKKNRLVQLYSQDKEGKTIKAETRPGFNNDYPKENGTFYAGGAGLTSTAYDYAIFLQSFINGGQYNGKRILSPATVHLMTQNQIGDVNAGRNKFGLGFAIATEKEAARIPVSIGTFDWGGIFGTTYWADPKDKIVALLMTQKYPNSVWGEMQDKFKVLVYQAVVE; this is encoded by the coding sequence ATGATCCGGATTTTTTCTTTTGAACATTGGAAAAATATTGTTTTCCTTTTCCTGCTTTTATCACAGCTCGCTACGGCTCAGCAACTTGCCGAAGCTCCCGCAGAAAGTGTTGGCCTGAGCAGCGAACGGCTTAAAAGAATTGATAAAATTTTGCAGGAATATATTAATAAACAGCAGGTTGCGGGCTCGGTTGCCATTATTGTAAAGAATGGTAAAATTGCTTATTTCAAAAGTTTTGGATCAGATGATTGGGATACTAAAACACCATTGAAAAAAGACGCGATTTTTAGAATAGCTTCCCAAACAAAAGCGATCACAAGTACAGCCGCGATGATCTTGTTTGAAGAAGGAAAATTTTTACTGGACGATCCGATCTCAAAATATATTCCTTCTTTTAAAAATCCTCAGATTATTGACAAGTTCAATGAAAAAGATTCCAGTTATACTACCAAGCCTGCAAAAAATGAAATTACGATCCGGCAGTTGTTAACGCATACATCCGGCATTGGTTATCCAAGTATCGGATCGAAGGAAGCGGTTGCGATCTATGCGAAAAATAATATTCCAAGCGGGATTGGGACAGCACATTACAAACTTGCGGACGTGATTACAAGACTTGGTAAATTGCCGCTTGTGCATGAGCCAGGTGAGCGCTGGACATATGGACTCAGCGTTGATGTACTGGGTTATCTGGTGGAAGTTTTGTCAGGAAAATCGTTGGATAAATTCTTTAAAGAGCGGATTTTTGAGCCTTTGGGCATGAAGGACACTTATTTTTATTTACCTGAAAATAAGAAAAACCGTTTGGTTCAACTCTATTCCCAGGATAAGGAGGGTAAAACGATTAAGGCTGAAACAAGGCCTGGATTCAACAATGATTATCCAAAGGAAAACGGTACTTTTTACGCCGGCGGAGCTGGTTTAACTTCTACGGCTTACGATTACGCTATTTTTCTTCAAAGTTTCATCAATGGCGGTCAATATAACGGAAAGAGGATTTTAAGTCCGGCTACGGTTCATTTAATGACACAAAACCAGATCGGTGATGTGAATGCCGGAAGAAATAAATTCGGTCTTGGATTTGCTATTGCGACGGAAAAAGAAGCAGCAAGAATACCTGTTTCGATTGGGACTTTTGACTGGGGCGGGATATTCGGCACCACCTATTGGGCGGATCCAAAAGATAAAATTGTGGCATTACTCATGACGCAGAAATATCCGAATTCCGTTTGGGGGGAGATGCAGGATAAGTTTAAGGTGTTGGTGTATCAGGCGGTGGTGGAATAG
- a CDS encoding outer membrane beta-barrel family protein, with product MKKILLLLCCSLFTFASFAQSTGRFSMKGIVTDTSGNGLPEATVMLLLPKDSSLVNFGRAAKDGSFEFKNLKRITYLLKVSYVGYLPYQQQVIPNDGEVTNLGKLGMKFLNQDLYEVVIKTARAPLSIRGDTVEYDPRAFKVPPGATVEDLLRKLPGMQVDGDGNIKAQGETVKRVTVDGKRFFGDDPKMATKNLPAEAINKVQVFNGKTEQSKATGVDDGKREKTVNLELKDSHKKGGFGKAIAGVGTDSRLEGKVSYNRFDDKQQFSVLGFGNNTNQSGIARNDYQDFKGSQSFNWGDDGDFGFGGGNRFSSDGESITIQPNWGGNNSQGFTKNWAGGGNYNFDTKKTKVSASYFYNSTDALTDVRSSRDNFLNNTTYKSTDDNKTNAFSGNHRPSLRIEKVIDSLNTIVLISNSRINNGDNNYDSFQQYYRSGDTLSNRSTINNSSLYNSFAMSNLLLYRHKFKKKGRNFAASVGYNINNSDGSSNLNSVNEFFLDPSQNSTIRQQNKTKSDRNQLKGSLSYVEPFAKKFSWETFYNFSLRKDKVDRNVFDVKDSGLEVNPALTRYYTNQINYNRVGTSVRYSNNGLNISVGGAAQQFDLTGNFAQDQTSVDFTKVTRSYFKVVPSVSLNYDLKRNRYLYMEYQQSVQEPAISDLQPVVDNSNPLNIVVGNPNLTPELRHNIYAGYQFFNPANFTYLFVNAQYNYYVDQIVYNKTIDANLVTTTKPMNVTGGINYGSSIGVSYPIIKTKLTLGLNTGFNFSENPIYINNVINKTKTKSYNFGGRLDFTPSDIFTFYTNAYWNIGNTSYSINSNQDQKVLSANYSGDMNVKFPKEIFFNAKLNFNTYANNQFGFSQKQPILNLSVARIVLKNKRGEIRFTANDVFKKNLGITQSATSNYYSETRVRTLSRYYMLSFTYNMRGISASVKRSNGF from the coding sequence TTGAAAAAAATCTTACTACTGCTATGCTGCAGTCTGTTTACTTTCGCCTCGTTTGCGCAAAGTACCGGACGCTTCTCGATGAAAGGTATTGTTACGGACACGTCTGGTAACGGGTTGCCCGAAGCCACCGTGATGTTGCTGCTGCCCAAAGATTCTTCCCTTGTAAATTTTGGAAGAGCTGCCAAAGACGGTTCCTTTGAATTTAAAAACCTGAAACGAATTACTTACCTTTTAAAAGTTTCTTATGTAGGTTATCTTCCTTATCAACAGCAGGTTATTCCTAATGATGGCGAAGTTACAAATCTTGGGAAACTGGGAATGAAATTCCTGAATCAGGATCTGTATGAGGTGGTTATCAAAACGGCAAGGGCTCCGTTAAGTATTCGGGGTGATACCGTTGAGTATGATCCGAGAGCTTTCAAAGTACCACCAGGAGCAACGGTTGAAGATCTGCTCCGCAAGCTTCCTGGTATGCAGGTGGATGGCGATGGAAATATTAAGGCACAGGGTGAAACCGTGAAACGTGTAACGGTAGATGGTAAGCGGTTTTTCGGTGACGATCCAAAAATGGCAACTAAAAACCTTCCGGCCGAAGCAATTAATAAAGTTCAGGTATTTAATGGTAAAACGGAGCAGTCAAAAGCTACGGGCGTGGATGATGGGAAAAGAGAAAAAACAGTAAACCTGGAATTAAAAGACAGTCATAAAAAAGGTGGTTTTGGAAAAGCCATCGCCGGAGTAGGTACGGATTCCAGGCTGGAAGGGAAAGTCAGCTACAATCGTTTTGACGATAAACAGCAGTTCTCCGTTCTGGGTTTTGGAAATAATACGAACCAGTCCGGTATCGCCAGAAATGATTACCAGGATTTCAAAGGAAGTCAGTCGTTTAACTGGGGTGATGATGGTGATTTTGGATTTGGCGGCGGTAATCGTTTTAGTTCGGATGGAGAATCCATTACTATTCAGCCTAACTGGGGTGGTAATAATTCTCAGGGATTTACAAAAAACTGGGCAGGCGGCGGAAACTATAATTTTGACACAAAAAAGACAAAGGTAAGTGCGAGTTATTTCTATAATTCCACGGATGCATTGACGGATGTCAGGTCGAGCCGGGATAATTTTTTAAATAATACGACTTACAAGTCCACAGATGATAATAAAACAAATGCTTTCAGCGGAAATCATCGTCCAAGTTTACGTATCGAAAAAGTTATTGATTCACTAAACACCATTGTGCTGATCAGTAATTCGAGGATCAATAATGGGGACAATAACTATGACAGTTTTCAGCAATACTACCGCAGCGGAGATACTTTGTCGAACCGATCAACGATAAACAACAGCAGTTTGTACAATTCATTTGCGATGTCGAATCTGCTTTTGTACCGTCATAAGTTTAAGAAAAAAGGTAGGAATTTTGCTGCAAGTGTTGGTTATAATATCAATAATTCGGATGGAAGTTCAAATCTGAATTCCGTTAATGAATTTTTTCTTGATCCATCGCAAAACAGCACAATTCGTCAGCAGAACAAAACGAAGAGTGACCGGAACCAGCTGAAAGGAAGTTTGTCTTACGTAGAACCATTCGCTAAGAAATTTTCCTGGGAAACATTCTATAATTTCAGTCTTAGAAAAGATAAAGTTGACAGAAACGTATTCGACGTTAAGGATAGCGGGCTCGAAGTAAATCCGGCGTTGACAAGGTATTATACCAATCAAATCAATTACAATCGTGTCGGTACAAGCGTGAGATATTCAAATAACGGCTTGAATATATCTGTCGGTGGCGCTGCCCAGCAGTTTGATCTGACCGGAAATTTTGCGCAGGATCAAACCTCTGTTGATTTTACAAAAGTGACCCGGTCTTATTTTAAAGTGGTACCAAGTGTCTCGCTGAATTACGACTTGAAAAGAAACCGGTATTTGTATATGGAATATCAGCAAAGTGTTCAGGAGCCGGCAATCAGTGATTTGCAGCCCGTTGTTGACAACAGTAATCCTTTAAATATTGTTGTTGGAAACCCAAATCTGACTCCTGAGTTGAGACACAATATTTATGCCGGATATCAGTTTTTTAACCCGGCAAATTTTACTTACCTGTTTGTAAATGCACAGTACAATTACTACGTAGATCAGATTGTTTACAATAAAACTATTGACGCTAATCTGGTTACAACCACTAAACCGATGAACGTGACCGGCGGTATTAATTATGGCTCCAGTATTGGTGTTTCATATCCGATCATTAAGACAAAATTGACCTTAGGGCTGAATACAGGTTTTAATTTTAGCGAAAACCCGATTTATATCAACAATGTGATCAACAAGACAAAAACAAAGTCTTATAACTTTGGTGGACGTCTTGATTTTACGCCAAGTGATATTTTTACGTTTTATACCAACGCTTACTGGAATATTGGCAATACAAGCTATTCGATCAATTCCAATCAGGACCAAAAGGTACTAAGTGCAAATTATAGTGGAGATATGAATGTCAAATTTCCAAAGGAAATTTTTTTCAATGCCAAGCTGAATTTCAATACTTACGCAAACAATCAATTTGGTTTCAGTCAGAAACAGCCGATCTTAAATCTTTCCGTTGCGAGAATTGTACTGAAAAATAAAAGAGGTGAAATTCGTTTTACAGCAAATGATGTGTTCAAGAAAAATCTTGGAATAACACAAAGTGCAACGTCAAATTATTATTCGGAAACCAGAGTCCGGACATTATCCCGATATTACATGCTGAGTTTTACCTACAATATGCGGGGAATATCAGCATCGGTGAAACGTAGTAATGGTTTCTAA
- a CDS encoding OmpA family protein has product MKKTLLAVAMLFVLGSCASKKKMLAVQNKANEIQIQLDKARADLNDCDSRTASLNNDLKLKNDDLTAKNSKLKELQDQVDFLKKNNNSLLDRMSDLSVISKEGSESIKKSLEMMNVQGGQIRDLNASIQRKDSLNMALVLNLKRSLADVSDEDVQIEVKKGVVYVSLSDKMLFKSGSAQINGQAETVLAKVAKILNDYKEIEILIEGHTDNVPIATDKFSDNWDLSVLRATSVARTLQKKYGVEPVRLIAGGRGEYLPKVANDSPANRSLNRRTEIIITPKLDQFFNLYTPNAGK; this is encoded by the coding sequence ATGAAAAAAACGCTTTTGGCCGTTGCCATGCTGTTTGTACTTGGCTCATGTGCCAGCAAGAAGAAAATGCTCGCTGTTCAAAATAAGGCAAACGAAATTCAAATCCAGTTAGACAAAGCAAGAGCTGATCTAAACGATTGTGATAGCAGAACTGCAAGTTTGAACAATGATTTGAAACTGAAAAACGACGATCTTACTGCTAAAAATAGTAAATTGAAAGAGTTGCAGGATCAGGTTGATTTCCTGAAAAAGAACAACAACAGTCTTCTCGACCGTATGTCTGATCTTTCGGTAATCAGCAAAGAAGGTTCTGAAAGTATTAAAAAATCTTTGGAAATGATGAACGTTCAGGGTGGCCAGATCCGCGACCTGAATGCAAGTATCCAACGTAAAGATTCTCTTAACATGGCGCTTGTTTTGAACCTGAAACGGTCATTGGCTGATGTTAGTGATGAAGATGTTCAGATCGAAGTGAAAAAAGGAGTGGTTTATGTATCACTATCTGATAAAATGCTTTTCAAATCTGGAAGTGCTCAGATCAACGGACAAGCTGAAACAGTTCTTGCGAAAGTTGCCAAGATTCTTAACGACTACAAAGAAATTGAAATTCTTATCGAAGGCCACACGGATAATGTGCCTATCGCTACTGACAAATTCTCTGATAACTGGGATTTGAGCGTTTTGCGTGCAACTTCTGTTGCTCGTACGCTTCAAAAGAAATATGGTGTTGAGCCGGTTCGTTTGATCGCTGGTGGCCGTGGAGAATATCTTCCTAAGGTTGCAAACGATTCTCCTGCTAACCGTAGCCTGAACCGTCGTACTGAAATTATCATTACGCCTAAATTGGATCAATTCTTTAATCTTTACACGCCAAACGCTGGTAAATAA
- a CDS encoding long-chain fatty acid--CoA ligase has product MIQTRLIPRTSSAYDSPLLIKTLLAQTLKYNPQREIIYRNIFRMNYFEFNRRVRRLANLLSNLGIQPGDMVGVMDWDSHRYLECFFAVPAYGAILHTINVRLSPAQILYTINHAEDKIILVHEDFIPILEAIKDKINTNAKFIIISDIVYQDKNAEIIKTGFPNEGEYEKLLSRESELYDFPDFDENTWATTFYTTGTTGEPKGVYFSHRQLFMHTMGLISYFCGYRALPFSDQDVYMPLTPLFHVHAWGFPFVATMLNNKQVYPGRYEPDMLATLLSEQKVTLSHCVPTILNMVINCEVAKVTDLSKWKVLIGGSALTTGLAKAAKAMGITVSAGYGMSETAPVLSVAHLSDEQQNLSEEDKLHYRIKAGRITPFVELRIMDDEGNFLPHDGKSVGEIVGRGPWMTQGYFKDPENSEKLWGNGWLHTGDVGSIDEEYYLTISDRVKDVIKTGGEWVSSLDIENLLSQLEGVSEVAVVGLPDVRWGERPQALIVPKPGFENILTPEIIKNKIQKDVESGKIKKWYVPDQIIFVTEIPKTSVGKIDKKKIRKELSEKF; this is encoded by the coding sequence ATGATTCAAACCCGATTAATACCGCGTACTTCCTCTGCATATGATTCTCCGCTTCTGATAAAAACATTGCTTGCCCAAACTTTAAAATATAATCCCCAAAGGGAAATTATATACCGAAACATTTTCCGGATGAATTATTTTGAGTTTAACAGGCGTGTCCGCCGACTTGCCAATCTGCTTTCAAATCTGGGAATACAACCCGGCGATATGGTGGGCGTGATGGACTGGGATTCACACCGGTACCTTGAATGCTTTTTTGCGGTTCCTGCTTATGGAGCCATTCTTCATACCATCAATGTCAGGCTTTCACCTGCCCAGATTTTATATACCATCAACCATGCGGAAGATAAAATTATTCTGGTACATGAAGATTTTATTCCGATACTTGAAGCAATAAAAGACAAGATTAATACGAATGCTAAATTCATAATCATCAGCGATATAGTTTATCAGGATAAAAATGCTGAAATAATAAAAACAGGTTTCCCGAATGAAGGCGAATATGAAAAACTGCTTTCCCGGGAAAGCGAGCTTTATGATTTTCCTGATTTTGATGAAAATACCTGGGCGACCACTTTTTATACAACCGGGACAACCGGGGAACCGAAAGGTGTTTATTTTTCGCACCGGCAGTTATTTATGCACACGATGGGATTGATTTCCTATTTCTGCGGTTACCGTGCTCTTCCCTTTTCTGATCAGGATGTGTATATGCCGTTGACTCCACTTTTCCACGTTCATGCCTGGGGCTTTCCGTTTGTTGCCACTATGCTGAATAATAAACAGGTTTATCCCGGCAGATACGAGCCTGATATGCTGGCCACATTGCTTTCGGAACAGAAAGTAACACTATCACATTGCGTGCCGACAATCCTGAATATGGTTATTAATTGTGAAGTAGCGAAGGTGACGGATCTTTCGAAATGGAAAGTTTTAATCGGCGGTTCAGCACTAACAACGGGTTTGGCAAAAGCAGCAAAAGCGATGGGAATAACTGTTTCCGCTGGTTATGGGATGTCTGAAACCGCGCCGGTTTTATCCGTTGCGCATTTGAGTGACGAACAGCAAAATCTTTCGGAAGAAGACAAATTGCATTACCGGATTAAAGCCGGAAGAATTACGCCTTTTGTAGAATTGAGGATCATGGATGATGAAGGAAATTTCCTTCCGCATGACGGAAAATCAGTTGGTGAAATTGTTGGCCGCGGTCCGTGGATGACGCAAGGATATTTTAAAGATCCTGAAAATTCTGAGAAACTTTGGGGTAACGGTTGGTTACATACGGGAGACGTCGGATCGATAGATGAGGAGTATTATTTAACGATTTCGGACCGGGTAAAGGATGTAATCAAAACGGGTGGAGAATGGGTTTCGTCGTTGGATATTGAAAATCTGTTATCCCAGCTCGAAGGTGTGAGTGAAGTTGCGGTAGTTGGTTTGCCTGATGTCCGTTGGGGAGAACGTCCGCAGGCGCTTATCGTACCCAAGCCCGGTTTCGAAAATATTCTGACGCCGGAAATAATCAAAAATAAAATACAAAAAGACGTAGAATCCGGCAAAATCAAAAAATGGTACGTCCCCGACCAAATCATTTTCGTAACCGAAATCCCAAAAACAAGTGTCGGGAAAATTGACAAGAAAAAGATAAGGAAAGAATTAAGTGAGAAATTTTGA
- a CDS encoding GLPGLI family protein translates to MKLITILFLLISTISFTSKAQKMEGEITYEKVYHWTKIYSRASYLSTEEKDRMKMTWGNDDEQKQDMKLFFNEQKSYYSYFKKQENEGGYSWNEREYKVYRDLENEKRTDIIEMLGKVFIVEDSTRAPKWKVMNKIKEINGYMCMMAVTEDTIKNQQITAWFADNLPVSIGPELYGGLPGIILELDINDGDLVITAKKIELKAITEDINIPKKLKGKKVTEAQYNTLVSTHMKDSIKAHRNPYWSLPY, encoded by the coding sequence ATGAAACTGATTACGATCTTATTCCTACTGATCTCTACGATTTCTTTTACCTCCAAAGCTCAAAAAATGGAGGGAGAAATTACCTATGAGAAAGTATATCACTGGACGAAAATTTATTCCCGCGCGAGCTATCTGAGTACTGAGGAAAAGGACAGAATGAAAATGACCTGGGGAAATGATGACGAGCAAAAACAAGATATGAAGCTTTTCTTCAATGAACAGAAAAGTTATTATTCATACTTCAAAAAACAGGAAAATGAAGGTGGCTATTCGTGGAATGAGCGGGAATACAAAGTATACCGCGACCTGGAAAATGAAAAGCGTACGGATATCATTGAAATGCTAGGGAAGGTGTTCATTGTTGAAGATTCTACAAGAGCACCTAAGTGGAAGGTTATGAACAAGATAAAGGAAATTAATGGCTATATGTGTATGATGGCAGTTACCGAAGACACAATAAAAAATCAGCAGATTACAGCCTGGTTTGCGGACAATCTTCCAGTATCAATCGGACCTGAATTATATGGCGGTTTGCCGGGCATAATCCTGGAACTGGATATCAATGACGGAGACCTCGTAATTACTGCGAAAAAAATTGAATTGAAAGCAATAACAGAAGATATCAATATTCCTAAAAAACTTAAAGGGAAAAAGGTCACCGAAGCTCAGTATAATACGCTGGTGTCAACGCATATGAAGGACAGCATAAAAGCACATCGAAATCCATACTGGTCTTTGCCTTATTAA
- a CDS encoding threonine ammonia-lyase, whose amino-acid sequence MSESIPGKEVIEKAHTLITPYIHRTPILTSQFLNQLSGAELYFKCENFQKIGAFKARGGLNAILSLSTEQLKNGVTTHSSGNHAQAIAFAAAKVGAKAYIVMPENSPSVKINAVKGYGAEITFCKNTPEERQAAVDKIVENTGATFIHPFNNYEVIAGQATSSKELFEDLGFQPDAIIAPVGGGGLLSGTSLCAHYFSPETKVYAGEPEGAADAILSFKSGKIEKAPFVKTIADGLLTPLGDKTLEIIRKYVKDIFTVSDEEIVAAMQLMWERMKIVVEPSGAVVLAAVLKNPEVFKGKKVGIIISGGNVDLGKLPF is encoded by the coding sequence ATGAGCGAAAGTATTCCGGGAAAAGAAGTAATTGAAAAGGCTCACACACTCATTACGCCATATATTCACAGAACGCCTATCCTAACCTCGCAATTTTTAAATCAGCTGTCGGGAGCCGAGCTTTATTTCAAATGTGAAAACTTTCAGAAAATCGGTGCATTTAAAGCGCGTGGTGGTTTGAATGCGATATTGTCGCTTTCGACAGAACAATTGAAAAATGGCGTTACCACACATTCCTCCGGAAATCATGCTCAGGCAATAGCTTTCGCAGCGGCCAAAGTAGGTGCAAAGGCATACATTGTAATGCCAGAAAATTCTCCATCCGTCAAGATTAATGCGGTGAAAGGATATGGTGCGGAAATTACTTTTTGTAAGAATACGCCGGAAGAACGACAGGCGGCTGTTGATAAAATTGTAGAAAATACAGGAGCAACTTTTATTCATCCTTTTAATAACTATGAAGTAATCGCAGGACAGGCAACTTCTTCCAAAGAACTTTTTGAAGATTTGGGTTTTCAACCGGATGCGATTATCGCGCCGGTTGGCGGTGGAGGTTTACTAAGTGGAACTTCCTTATGCGCACATTATTTTTCACCGGAAACAAAAGTTTACGCCGGAGAGCCGGAAGGAGCGGCGGATGCCATTCTTTCTTTTAAAAGCGGGAAAATAGAAAAAGCGCCTTTTGTAAAAACAATTGCAGATGGCTTACTGACACCTCTTGGAGATAAAACACTGGAAATTATCAGAAAATATGTGAAAGATATATTCACCGTTTCGGATGAAGAAATTGTTGCGGCCATGCAGCTCATGTGGGAGCGGATGAAGATTGTTGTTGAGCCTTCCGGAGCTGTTGTGTTAGCGGCCGTACTGAAAAATCCGGAGGTTTTTAAAGGTAAAAAGGTTGGAATAATTATATCCGGCGGGAACGTGGATTTGGGAAAATTACCTTTTTAA